The proteins below come from a single Vidua chalybeata isolate OUT-0048 chromosome 1, bVidCha1 merged haplotype, whole genome shotgun sequence genomic window:
- the LOC128794710 gene encoding ly6/PLAUR domain-containing protein 2-like encodes MCKMKVFLSLLLAAATCMDLGHSLQCYTCKDLTPVEECQTIENCTETENICKTTIYSREDVYPAPEVSTVTKMCSSVCEPSDVDGIGMTHPVSCCYFDLCNFDGAASLGISVVPVGILASSLCAFFWTRL; translated from the exons ATGTGCAAGATGAAGgtgtttctgtctcttctgtTGGCTGCTGCCACTTGCATGGATTTGG GACACTCCTTGCAGTGTTACACGTGCAAGGATTTGACCCCAGTTGAGGAGTGCCAGACAATCGAGAACTGCACAGAGACTGAGAACATATGCAAGACTACAATCTATTCCCGGGAGGATG TTTATCCCGCCCCGGAAGTCTCGACTGTCACCAAGATGTGCTCCTCTGTCTGCGAACCTTCCGACGTGGATGGCATTGGGATGACACatcctgtcagctgctgctACTTCGACCTGTGCAACTTCGATGGCGCAGCAAGTTTGGGGATCAGCGTTGTGCCAGTTGGGATCCTGGCAAGTTCCCTCTGTGCCTTTTTCTGGACTAGACTGTGA
- the LOC128796480 gene encoding lymphocyte antigen 6E, with protein sequence MKALLLAVLAAVLCVERAHTLVCFSCSDASSNWACLTPVKCGENENHCVTTYVGVGLGGKSGQSISKGCSPICPSAGINLGIAAASVYCCDSFLCNISGSSSVRASYAILALGILISFIYVLQARQ encoded by the exons ATGAAGGCGCTCCTGCTCGCTGTGCTGGCCGCGGTGCTGTGCGTGGAGAGAG CCCACACGCTcgtctgcttttcctgctcgGATGCCTCCTCCAACTGGGCCTGCCTGACGCCCGTCAAGTGTGGAGAGAATGAAAACCACTGCGTGACGACGTACGTCGGAGTGGGACTCG gtgGCAAATCCGGCCAGTCCATCTCAAAGGGATGCTCACCCATCTGCCCCAGCGCCGGGATCAACCTGGGAATAGCGGCCGCCTCCGTTTACTGCTGCGACTCCTTCCTCTGCAACATCAGCGGTTCCAGCAGCGTCCGAGCCAGCTACGCGATCCTGGCCTTGGGAATTCTCATCAGCTTCATCTACGTCCTCCAGGCTCGCCAGTGA